Proteins co-encoded in one Bacteroidota bacterium genomic window:
- a CDS encoding insulinase family protein — protein sequence MIPKSAKAVTVKFLLFAVLFTISISVNAQPKLIEKISKIGSEVVIPYEKYTLPNGLTIVIHEDHSDPAVYVDVTYHVGSAREEIGRSGFAHFFEHMMFQGSDHVGDDQHFKIVSEAGGNLNGTTNSDRTNYFETMPSNQLEVALWLEADRMGFLLDAVTQKKFEIQRSTVKNERGQNYDNRPYGLVNEKTYQAMYPYGHPYSWSTIGYLVDLDRVDVSDLKAFFLRWYGPNNATLTVAGDVNPAEVLKLAEKYFGTIPQCPAVKNMVPVPVKLDKDRYISYEDNIKFPLLQLAFPTVEARHADEAALDILAEVLGQSKTSVIYQNLVKSQKSVQALAEHGCRELGGSFEISAIASPGTTPAELEKIIRSSMDEFEKKGITDEDLKRYKASYEANTINSLNSVRGKGAQLAFYQTFTGNPNYIQTDMSRYMKVSKEDVMRVYRQYIKGKPAVILTVYGKGKSELKAHEDNFTPPVINPNDADHAEYKGLVYKKAVDTFDRSKKPNAGANPVVKVPALWEEKFANGLKIIGTQNDEIPSVTLQLTIEAGHRLEDKSKAGVAQLLGDIMQESTEKYTAEQMEDALAKLGSSISLSSGASEITVTISSLTRNLDATLKLAEEILFHPKFDKEDFELVKSQKLQAISNQVTQPVVVANNVFNKLLYGDNSIMSIPAGGTTATVSSITLEDLKSYYNKNISPNISNLVVVGDINKADVLTKLSFLKNWKSTNVSLPKEDAIPAIDKTKIYLINKDKAAQSEIRIGYMSMPFDATGEYYKSTLMNFTLGGAFNSRINMNLREDKGYTYGARSNFNGSKYAGPFVAAAGVRANATDSAMVEFIKEINNYSGSGISEEELKFTKSSIGLSEALKYETPAQKAVFLKRISDFNLSPDYTDKQNQILNSITKAEIDQLAKQKLPLEKMVITVVGDKKLIYEGLSKLGYEIIEMDADGKVLYDKNNQPLYPTDKK from the coding sequence ATGATACCAAAAAGTGCAAAAGCTGTTACAGTCAAATTTTTGCTGTTTGCAGTGCTATTTACAATCAGTATTTCTGTCAATGCACAACCCAAATTGATCGAAAAAATTAGCAAAATCGGAAGCGAGGTTGTTATTCCTTACGAAAAATATACCCTTCCTAATGGATTAACAATTGTAATTCATGAGGATCATTCCGACCCAGCTGTGTATGTGGACGTAACTTATCATGTGGGTTCAGCTCGAGAGGAAATCGGACGATCGGGTTTTGCACATTTTTTTGAACACATGATGTTTCAAGGTTCCGACCACGTTGGTGACGACCAACATTTTAAAATTGTTTCGGAAGCAGGAGGAAATTTAAATGGTACTACCAATAGCGACCGCACCAATTATTTTGAAACCATGCCAAGCAACCAACTTGAAGTAGCCTTATGGTTAGAAGCAGATAGAATGGGCTTTTTGCTAGATGCTGTTACACAAAAGAAATTTGAAATTCAACGTTCAACGGTAAAAAACGAACGCGGTCAAAACTATGATAATAGACCTTACGGATTGGTAAATGAAAAAACCTATCAAGCAATGTATCCATATGGACATCCTTATTCATGGTCGACGATTGGTTATTTGGTTGATTTGGACCGCGTAGATGTTTCTGACTTGAAAGCATTTTTTCTGCGCTGGTATGGACCTAATAATGCAACCTTAACCGTTGCCGGTGATGTAAATCCGGCAGAGGTATTGAAGTTGGCCGAAAAATATTTTGGAACAATTCCTCAATGCCCGGCTGTTAAAAACATGGTGCCGGTGCCAGTAAAACTTGACAAGGATCGTTACATTTCTTATGAAGACAATATTAAATTTCCATTGTTGCAATTAGCTTTCCCAACTGTTGAAGCGCGACATGCAGATGAGGCTGCTTTAGATATTTTGGCTGAAGTTTTAGGTCAAAGCAAAACTTCAGTTATTTATCAAAACCTTGTAAAGTCTCAAAAATCGGTGCAAGCATTGGCTGAGCATGGATGCCGTGAATTAGGCGGAAGTTTTGAAATTAGTGCTATTGCTTCACCCGGTACTACTCCAGCAGAGTTGGAAAAAATAATTCGCTCGTCGATGGACGAATTTGAAAAAAAGGGTATTACCGATGAGGATTTAAAACGTTATAAGGCAAGCTATGAAGCAAATACAATTAATTCCTTAAATAGTGTTCGCGGTAAAGGAGCACAATTAGCATTTTATCAAACCTTTACAGGAAACCCGAATTACATACAAACGGATATGAGCCGTTATATGAAGGTTAGTAAAGAAGATGTAATGCGTGTTTATCGTCAATACATAAAAGGGAAACCGGCAGTTATTCTTACTGTTTATGGAAAAGGGAAATCGGAATTAAAAGCGCATGAAGATAATTTTACTCCACCGGTAATAAACCCGAATGATGCTGACCATGCTGAATACAAAGGGCTAGTTTATAAAAAAGCGGTTGATACGTTTGACAGAAGTAAAAAGCCCAATGCTGGTGCGAACCCTGTTGTGAAGGTTCCAGCTCTTTGGGAAGAGAAATTTGCAAACGGATTAAAAATAATTGGTACTCAAAACGATGAAATTCCTTCAGTTACTTTGCAACTTACGATTGAAGCAGGACATAGATTAGAGGATAAATCAAAGGCCGGAGTAGCTCAATTGCTTGGAGACATTATGCAAGAATCAACCGAAAAATATACTGCCGAGCAAATGGAAGATGCATTGGCAAAGTTGGGAAGTAGTATATCACTTTCATCTGGAGCATCAGAAATTACGGTAACAATTTCTTCACTTACCAGAAACTTGGATGCTACACTTAAGTTAGCCGAGGAAATCCTTTTTCATCCTAAGTTTGATAAGGAAGATTTTGAGCTGGTGAAATCTCAAAAACTTCAAGCAATTTCTAACCAGGTTACTCAACCGGTAGTGGTTGCCAATAACGTATTTAATAAGCTACTTTATGGCGATAATAGTATCATGTCGATCCCTGCCGGAGGTACTACTGCTACTGTAAGTTCTATTACTTTAGAAGATTTGAAATCATACTATAACAAGAATATTTCTCCCAATATATCAAACTTGGTAGTTGTTGGAGATATCAATAAAGCGGATGTTTTGACAAAGTTGAGTTTTTTGAAAAACTGGAAATCTACCAATGTTAGTTTGCCTAAGGAAGATGCTATTCCGGCAATTGACAAAACGAAAATTTACCTCATTAATAAAGACAAAGCAGCACAAAGTGAAATTCGAATTGGATACATGTCGATGCCATTTGATGCCACAGGTGAGTATTATAAATCAACGCTTATGAACTTTACCTTAGGAGGCGCTTTCAACAGCCGAATAAACATGAATTTGCGTGAAGATAAAGGGTATACGTATGGAGCTCGCTCAAATTTTAACGGCTCAAAATACGCAGGTCCTTTTGTTGCTGCAGCTGGTGTTCGAGCAAATGCAACCGATAGTGCCATGGTTGAATTTATTAAGGAAATAAATAATTATTCAGGTTCAGGAATTTCAGAAGAAGAACTAAAGTTTACTAAAAGTTCAATTGGTTTATCAGAAGCATTGAAATATGAAACACCTGCTCAAAAGGCAGTATTTTTAAAACGAATTTCTGATTTTAATCTTAGTCCGGATTATACCGACAAGCAAAATCAAATCTTAAATTCAATTACTAAAGCTGAAATTGATCAACTGGCCAAACAAAAATTGCCACTTGAAAAAATGGTGATAACGGTAGTAGGGGATAAGAAATTAATTTATGAAGGCTTATCGAAACTGGGATATGAAATTATAGAAATGGATGCCGATGGTAAGGTGTTGTACGATAAAAATAATCAACCACTTTATCCTACTGATAAAAAATAA
- a CDS encoding leucine-rich repeat domain-containing protein, whose protein sequence is MLNHLIAQPEPDTSRIFTSLEEALLHPSEVYKLKLHKLPHHNLPDTLVVFSNLRWLDISKNKLKELPASIGKLENLEYLNASKNKLRSVPYTLGYLKKLKILVLNQNEIETLPKEIGNLSSLTVLDLWSNEIDQFPESISQLQQLKKVDLRVININEPAQERIKKQLPNTVVLFSGGCNCGK, encoded by the coding sequence ATGCTAAATCATCTAATAGCACAGCCAGAACCTGATACTTCTCGCATTTTTACTTCTCTTGAAGAAGCATTGCTGCATCCCTCTGAAGTATACAAATTGAAATTGCATAAATTACCTCATCATAACTTGCCAGATACTTTAGTTGTTTTTTCAAATTTGAGATGGTTGGATATATCTAAAAACAAACTGAAAGAATTACCAGCAAGTATTGGAAAGCTTGAAAATTTGGAGTATTTAAATGCTTCAAAAAATAAATTACGGTCAGTTCCGTATACTTTGGGCTATTTAAAAAAACTAAAGATTTTAGTGCTCAACCAAAATGAAATTGAAACCCTACCAAAAGAAATTGGAAATCTTAGCAGCTTAACGGTTCTTGATTTGTGGAGTAATGAAATTGATCAATTTCCTGAAAGTATAAGCCAACTACAACAGCTTAAAAAAGTAGATTTACGAGTCATTAATATCAACGAACCGGCTCAAGAACGTATTAAAAAACAACTTCCCAATACAGTAGTGCTTTTCTCAGGAGGTTGCAATTGTGGGAAGTAA
- a CDS encoding TPM domain-containing protein gives MCKKIYCLLLSILLCCIHGNLFAAIPDAPTPPRLVNDFATLLNSQEVQQLEQKLVSFNDSTSTQITIVTVASLDGYDIADFSFQLGKKWGIGQKGINNGVLIVVAKQERKTFIATGYGVEEYLPDAICNQIVDNVINPNFKSGAFYTGLDAGTSQLMGYLTGKFKADQIPGKKTKRNPIFTLIIVLIIVFILIRLFGGRGGGGGHMSTYVAGHILSNMMRGGGNSGFGGFGGGGSGGFGGFGGGGFGGGGAGGDW, from the coding sequence ATGTGTAAGAAAATTTACTGCCTACTTTTATCAATACTTCTTTGTTGCATACATGGTAATCTATTCGCCGCAATTCCGGATGCACCTACACCCCCTCGTTTAGTAAATGATTTTGCTACTCTCTTGAATTCACAGGAGGTACAGCAACTGGAACAAAAGTTAGTCTCGTTTAATGACAGTACCAGTACTCAAATTACGATAGTTACTGTTGCAAGTTTAGATGGGTATGATATTGCAGATTTTTCCTTTCAGCTTGGAAAAAAATGGGGAATTGGGCAAAAAGGAATCAACAATGGTGTACTCATTGTTGTTGCGAAGCAAGAAAGAAAAACATTCATTGCAACCGGCTACGGTGTTGAAGAATATTTACCTGATGCTATCTGCAACCAAATTGTAGATAATGTAATTAATCCCAATTTTAAATCAGGAGCATTTTACACAGGTTTAGATGCTGGTACGAGCCAATTAATGGGCTACTTAACAGGGAAGTTTAAAGCAGACCAAATTCCCGGTAAAAAAACGAAACGCAATCCCATATTTACACTTATAATCGTCCTAATAATAGTCTTTATTTTAATTCGACTTTTCGGAGGAAGAGGTGGTGGTGGTGGTCATATGTCAACCTATGTAGCAGGACATATTTTAAGTAATATGATGAGAGGCGGAGGAAACAGTGGATTTGGAGGTTTTGGCGGAGGTGGCAGTGGTGGATTTGGTGGATTTGGTGGCGGTGGTTTTGGAGGTGGCGGTGCCGGTGGTGATTGGTAA
- a CDS encoding TPM domain-containing protein, translating to MNTFFSPEEEQLIVQAIAKAELQTSGEIKLHVESRCWFSAMWRAKKLFALLNLQDTAQKNGVLIYIAIKSRKFAILGDAGINELVGQNFWNQTKEIMQSEFRNGNFFAGAMKGIESAGEQLRHHFPFQKNDTNELSNDVSYGK from the coding sequence ATGAATACCTTTTTTTCGCCGGAAGAAGAACAACTTATTGTTCAAGCAATCGCGAAAGCTGAATTGCAGACTTCAGGTGAAATAAAACTTCATGTTGAATCGCGCTGTTGGTTCAGTGCAATGTGGAGAGCAAAAAAATTATTTGCTTTACTCAACCTTCAAGATACTGCTCAAAAAAACGGTGTTCTGATTTACATAGCTATAAAGTCGCGCAAATTTGCCATACTCGGAGATGCTGGAATCAATGAACTGGTAGGTCAAAATTTTTGGAATCAAACCAAAGAAATTATGCAATCAGAATTTCGAAATGGAAATTTCTTTGCCGGTGCAATGAAAGGAATTGAAAGTGCTGGAGAACAATTACGGCATCATTTTCCTTTTCAAAAAAACGATACCAACGAATTAAGTAATGATGTTTCTTACGGAAAATAA
- a CDS encoding LemA family protein, with protein sequence MKKSWIIIGVIVVVVFIIYRFFAGTYNTLVGMNEPINGAWAQVENAYQLRADKTKVLVETVKGAANFEKSTLEAVIQARAEATSVKIDPSNLTPEKVAEFQKAQDGLSSSLSRLLVVAEQYPQLKATQNFSDFQAQYEGMENRIGVARRDFNEIVQNYNTYVRKFPNNLLAGMYGFQVKGYFQAQAGADKAPDVKF encoded by the coding sequence ATGAAAAAAAGTTGGATTATTATCGGAGTTATAGTAGTTGTAGTATTTATTATTTACCGCTTCTTTGCCGGTACATACAATACTTTGGTTGGTATGAACGAACCAATTAACGGAGCATGGGCACAGGTTGAAAATGCTTATCAATTAAGAGCAGACAAAACAAAAGTGCTAGTTGAAACAGTAAAAGGTGCTGCCAATTTTGAAAAATCTACTTTAGAAGCAGTAATTCAAGCTAGAGCTGAAGCAACCAGTGTAAAAATTGACCCAAGCAATCTTACACCCGAAAAAGTTGCTGAATTTCAAAAAGCACAAGATGGATTGTCCTCTTCTTTGTCGCGTTTATTAGTAGTAGCCGAACAATATCCACAATTAAAAGCCACACAAAACTTCAGCGATTTTCAGGCACAATATGAAGGTATGGAAAACCGTATTGGAGTTGCTCGACGCGACTTTAATGAAATTGTACAAAATTACAATACCTATGTGCGCAAATTTCCAAATAACTTACTAGCCGGAATGTATGGCTTTCAAGTAAAAGGTTACTTTCAAGCACAAGCAGGTGCTGATAAAGCTCCAGATGTAAAGTTCTAA
- the tilS gene encoding tRNA lysidine(34) synthetase TilS, which yields MLINLLRGTGISGLHGIYPKKNKLIRPLLFSTRCELEKFATANKITFREDKSNASTDYVRNQLRHWVLPQLAKINPEYEQQFYASSQNINQSEILYRQLIQEKQNTLQQLTKTDIRFSLVNLKKLNPLPTYLYEFLKCYDFTAAVCTEISEAIKGKTGKIFYSASHRLLIDRAALIVSKIETKAQAEQYQINKHDKVLEQPIRLSIKTVQNNSKFTLKSDKSIAQIDLETIDFPLVLRKWKIGDKFYPLGMKGSKKLSDFFIDSKLSIFEKEKIWLLCSGTKIIWIVNHRLDNRFKVNSTTQKIIEVAFHQA from the coding sequence ATGTTGATTAACTTACTTAGAGGAACCGGAATTTCAGGGTTGCACGGTATTTATCCAAAAAAGAACAAACTGATTCGTCCATTACTTTTTTCAACACGGTGCGAGCTGGAAAAATTTGCCACGGCAAATAAAATTACTTTCCGTGAAGACAAAAGCAATGCTTCTACAGATTATGTTCGGAACCAACTTAGACATTGGGTATTGCCTCAATTAGCGAAAATTAATCCTGAATATGAACAGCAATTTTATGCAAGCTCTCAAAATATTAATCAGTCCGAAATACTCTATCGGCAATTGATTCAAGAGAAGCAAAACACCTTGCAACAACTTACAAAAACCGACATTCGCTTTTCCCTTGTCAACTTAAAAAAGTTGAATCCTTTGCCAACTTACCTCTATGAATTCTTAAAATGTTACGATTTTACCGCAGCTGTTTGTACTGAAATTAGTGAGGCTATAAAGGGCAAAACAGGTAAAATCTTTTATTCTGCATCGCATCGGCTATTAATTGACCGAGCAGCGCTTATTGTATCAAAAATTGAAACTAAAGCACAAGCCGAACAATATCAAATAAACAAACACGACAAGGTATTGGAGCAGCCCATTCGGCTTAGCATTAAAACTGTTCAAAACAACTCTAAATTTACCCTTAAAAGCGATAAATCAATTGCGCAAATAGATTTAGAAACTATCGATTTTCCATTAGTACTTCGCAAATGGAAAATCGGGGATAAATTCTACCCGCTTGGTATGAAAGGGAGTAAAAAGTTGAGTGATTTTTTTATTGATTCCAAACTTTCTATTTTTGAGAAAGAGAAAATTTGGCTGCTTTGTTCCGGAACTAAAATAATATGGATTGTGAACCATCGATTAGACAATCGCTTTAAAGTAAATTCCACAACCCAAAAAATTATCGAAGTCGCATTTCATCAAGCCTAA
- a CDS encoding anthranilate synthase component I family protein — MRKSLFFNLISPQQFKSQLLQWASQFSTIAYLNSNSQASENSSSMNYNTYDLLVGVDAICEIKCNSEGAFTQLKNYIESINDWCFGYLSYDLKNEVEKLLSSKNQDNLEFPDLHFFQPRLVFILKENRLEVCFFEDNYSESQLQKIIKEIISCEVLNDNVTYNTADIQAQVSKENYFSTIAAIKKHIQQGDIYELNYCIEFVAHKHTLQPHFLYEQLNRISQTPMSCYYQSNFVHLCCASPERFLKKVGSKLISQPIKGTRKKGNSEAENSKLKNELFNDAKERSENVMIVDLVRNDLSRSASKGSVKVEELFGVYTFQQVHQLISTVSCELSPEIHFIDALKNAFPMGSMTGAPKIKAMQLIELFETSKRGIYSGAVGYISPERDFDFNVVIRSILHNSKTNTSSFMVGSAITANSVAQNEYDECFVKAAAMFQVIEKKQKI, encoded by the coding sequence TTCCCAAGCTTCTGAAAACAGTTCAAGCATGAATTACAACACTTACGATTTATTAGTTGGTGTTGATGCTATTTGCGAAATAAAATGCAATTCTGAAGGTGCTTTCACGCAACTTAAAAACTACATTGAAAGTATTAATGACTGGTGTTTTGGCTATTTATCGTACGATTTAAAAAACGAGGTTGAAAAATTACTTTCTTCCAAAAACCAAGACAATCTTGAATTTCCCGATTTACATTTCTTTCAGCCTCGGCTGGTATTTATACTTAAAGAAAATCGTTTGGAGGTTTGCTTTTTTGAAGATAATTATTCAGAAAGTCAGCTGCAAAAAATCATTAAAGAAATTATTTCTTGCGAAGTATTAAATGATAATGTAACATATAACACTGCAGATATACAAGCTCAAGTGAGTAAAGAAAATTATTTTTCAACTATTGCTGCAATAAAAAAACATATTCAACAAGGCGATATTTATGAATTAAATTACTGTATTGAGTTTGTTGCACATAAGCATACACTACAACCTCATTTTCTTTATGAGCAATTGAACCGTATTTCGCAAACTCCGATGTCGTGTTATTATCAATCCAATTTTGTGCATTTGTGTTGCGCTAGTCCCGAAAGATTTTTAAAAAAAGTAGGATCAAAACTGATTTCCCAACCAATTAAAGGCACACGCAAAAAAGGAAATTCGGAAGCTGAAAATAGTAAACTTAAAAATGAACTTTTTAACGATGCAAAAGAACGAAGTGAAAATGTAATGATTGTTGATTTAGTTAGAAATGATTTATCGCGAAGTGCGAGCAAAGGCAGTGTGAAAGTTGAAGAATTGTTTGGGGTTTATACATTTCAACAAGTGCATCAATTAATTTCGACTGTTAGCTGCGAACTTTCTCCCGAAATTCATTTTATTGATGCCCTAAAAAACGCATTTCCTATGGGCAGCATGACTGGAGCGCCCAAAATTAAAGCAATGCAACTTATTGAACTATTTGAAACCAGTAAACGAGGAATATACTCCGGTGCAGTTGGGTATATTTCACCGGAAAGAGATTTTGATTTTAATGTGGTAATAAGAAGTATCTTACACAATAGTAAAACAAATACAAGTTCCTTTATGGTTGGAAGTGCTATTACTGCTAATTCTGTTGCTCAGAACGAATATGACGAGTGCTTTGTAAAAGCGGCAGCAATGTTTCAAGTAATTGAGAAGAAACAAAAAATTTAA